The DNA window GCCCAAACGTTACCCTCGTAGTTATTGAACTTTGCCGGTTTAGCTTCAAAACCATAACCAAATAGCTTACCTGTTTTCACCATATCTATGATTTCTGTCATCTTGTCTTCTAATTCGATAATGTCAACGATAATTGCAGACTTCTTAACCTTTGATAATAATTCATCAGTAATAAGTGCATTAGTTTCGCCATTCTTAGCATATGCGGGGAATATAACATCGGCAGTAGAAAATAGTTCTTCTAATTCAACACGCATATAGCTGTCGTTGGTTGAAGAACGTGACCAATAAATAACGTCCATACCAAGTCCAGCACATCTCTCTGCTATTGCTGAACCATTATGTCCAAGTCCAATGATGCCAGCTGTTTTGCCTTTAATCTGCACTCCTCGATACTTCATAAAGTCAGCATCAAAATCTAGTGGGAAGTTGTCTTTAATTAAACGGGGAGTTTGCCGAGCTAGATTAAACATCATAGTAACTGCCCACTCTGCTACGGCCTGAGTTGAGAAGTTCTTGATATTACAAATAGGTATGCCACGCTTATCGGCAGTGTCTTTATCAATATATCCAAAGGCAGTTGAAGCAACTAAAATAGCTTTAAGATTAGGTATATTCTCATAGTCTTTACTTGTGAGCTTCCAACCAATGTAGTCAGGGTTAAGACACAGCAAGCGTTCTTCATTACCAGCGAACAACTCTGGCGTTTCACTCAATGGTTTTACATCAGTTATAACAGTAAGGTCTGCTTTGCTTTCAGCTAATTGTTCCTCAAGCTTTTCATCAACTAACTTTGTCCATAGAGGGTCAAATATAAATACTTTCATGGTCTAATAATACCTTATTTACCGCCTAAAATTGTATAATACAGATAGTAGGAGATATGTATGTCATTGCGATACCGCAGGTCAATAAGACTAGCAAAGGGAGTAAAGCTTAATCTAACTAAAACTGGTGTAGGCATGACTGTTGGCGGTAAAGGCGCACACTATTCTGTTCATAGTAGTGGACGTCGCACCGCTTCAGTGGGTATGCCAGGCACGGGACTTTACTACCAAAAGCGAACTAGTAGCAAATCACGCGATGCCGTCACACCACGCACGACCACTGCACCACAGCCGAGTGTACATGCTACACCGGCACAGCAAAAACAAGCTAATGCGATAGGAAGTACAGATGACGCGCTAAAGGTGACAAGTGATAGCTACGCACTATTTCGTACACAACTTACTACTCTGCTTGAATGGCGTAAAGTAAAACGTGCTGAGGTTACAGAGGCAAAGTCACAGCTTAAAACATTGACTGCTCACTACAATCGAAGACGCGCAATGGTGTTGAAACGATTTTATGTTGACGCAGAAGCGGCGATGAACCAGCAAGCAGAGGTAGTAGCGTCACTTGAGCAAGAACTCAATGAGAAGTCCATGAGTTTGTCTTTTGCAAATAGTCCACAATTTGCCAGCACATGGACAGACTGTGTCACTACGTTTAATGAGCTAATGGGGAGCGAACGAGTCTGGGACATCACATACTCAACTGCCGTAAACAAGTTCAAAGACCGGAGCGTTGCTAACAATAGCTTCAATCGTACTTTGATACAAGAAACTCCCGAGCCATTGGCATACATAAATAGTGATGTTGACTGCTTAGCATTACCTGGTGCCAATAATTCAAGTATCTACATTTATCCAACGTTTCTCTTAATCTTTAGGAGTTACCATGAGTTTGGCATCTTCGACTTGAAAGAGGTTCGCCCTGGAATACATTTGACCAAGTTTATCGAAAGCGAAGGAGTGCCAAAGGATACTGTTGTCGTAGGTCAAACTTGGTATAAGACCAACAAAGACGGTACCAAGGACAAACGCTTCAACGGCAACTACCAGATACCCATAGTTCAGTATGGAGAGCTGCTATTTGAGAGTGCTAAGGGACTGCAAGAGTTCTATATGTTCAGCAACATTAAGGCGTTTGCTTCATTTTCAAAGGCGCTTGCAGCACACTACCAAGTAATCGCAAAAACAAAAACTCAAGCAACGGCTATAAGAAGCTAGACGCTACTACAGTTGCTTAGCATTAGCCTTCTAAGTGAGGTTTATAATATATATGGTATGAGCGCAAGGAAGAATAGTAAGAAATCTCAAAAAGCATACAAACCAAAGCCGCCAAAGGTAGGTACTGATGTTGGTGAAGAAGAGAAACGCTATAAAGCATTTACTGAGCTGGCTATAAAAGGCGGTGCTGAACTTCGTAAAAAACTCAAGTTAAGCGAAGATGCGTTCTCATTAGTCTATGGCCCTAATACTGGTAACCCCAAGAAATACTATCTTACGGGGGTTTTGAATGAAGTCGAAAAGGCCGGTATGGCCATGATGTATACGGCTGACTTTGTCGTAGAAAGCAAGAAAAAACCAGAGCCAGAAATAACTGACGCTACAGGTTATCGGATTGCGAACAATGCTATCCAAGTCAAGATTGATGAATTAACAGTTTCTGAGCGAAAGTTGACCGAAACGTTG is part of the Candidatus Saccharimonadales bacterium genome and encodes:
- a CDS encoding NAD(P)-dependent oxidoreductase, which produces MKVFIFDPLWTKLVDEKLEEQLAESKADLTVITDVKPLSETPELFAGNEERLLCLNPDYIGWKLTSKDYENIPNLKAILVASTAFGYIDKDTADKRGIPICNIKNFSTQAVAEWAVTMMFNLARQTPRLIKDNFPLDFDADFMKYRGVQIKGKTAGIIGLGHNGSAIAERCAGLGMDVIYWSRSSTNDSYMRVELEELFSTADVIFPAYAKNGETNALITDELLSKVKKSAIIVDIIELEDKMTEIIDMVKTGKLFGYGFEAKPAKFNNYEGNVWA
- a CDS encoding DUF4236 domain-containing protein, which produces MSLRYRRSIRLAKGVKLNLTKTGVGMTVGGKGAHYSVHSSGRRTASVGMPGTGLYYQKRTSSKSRDAVTPRTTTAPQPSVHATPAQQKQANAIGSTDDALKVTSDSYALFRTQLTTLLEWRKVKRAEVTEAKSQLKTLTAHYNRRRAMVLKRFYVDAEAAMNQQAEVVASLEQELNEKSMSLSFANSPQFASTWTDCVTTFNELMGSERVWDITYSTAVNKFKDRSVANNSFNRTLIQETPEPLAYINSDVDCLALPGANNSSIYIYPTFLLIFRSYHEFGIFDLKEVRPGIHLTKFIESEGVPKDTVVVGQTWYKTNKDGTKDKRFNGNYQIPIVQYGELLFESAKGLQEFYMFSNIKAFASFSKALAAHYQVIAKTKTQATAIRS